The Peribacillus sp. FSL E2-0218 genome contains a region encoding:
- the dnaA gene encoding chromosomal replication initiator protein DnaA, with protein MDNIDSLWNQALGKIEKKISKPSFETWLKSTKAYLLQGDTLTVTAPNEFARDWLEERYSHLISDVLFELTGEELEAKFIIPPNQEDDDFTVPVQPKKIKKQDKEHAAFPQHMLNAKNTFDTFVIGSGNRFAHAASLAVAEAPAKAYNPLFIYGGVGLGKTHLMHAIGHYVLEHNPKAKVVYLSSEKFTNEFINSIRDNKAGEFRDRYRSVDVLLIDDIQFLAGKEQTQEEFFHTFNALHEESKQIVISSDRPPKEIPTLEDRLRSRFEWGLITDITPPDLETRIAILRKKAKAEGLDIPNEVMLYIANQIDSNIRELEGALIRVVAYSSLINKDINADLAAEALKDIIPSSKPKIITILEIQKTVGEHYSVKLEDFKAKKRTKSVAFPRQIAMYLSRELTDSSLPKIGDEFGGRDHTTVIHAHEKISKLMQTDTQLQRQVKEIQDQLKV; from the coding sequence TTGGACAACATCGATAGCCTCTGGAACCAGGCGCTCGGAAAAATCGAAAAAAAAATCAGTAAACCAAGCTTTGAAACTTGGCTTAAATCCACCAAGGCCTATTTACTTCAAGGTGATACGTTAACGGTCACCGCTCCCAATGAATTCGCCAGGGATTGGCTCGAAGAACGCTATTCCCATCTTATTTCTGATGTATTGTTTGAACTTACCGGTGAGGAATTGGAAGCGAAATTCATCATTCCCCCCAATCAAGAAGACGATGATTTCACCGTTCCTGTTCAGCCTAAAAAGATCAAAAAACAAGATAAAGAGCATGCTGCATTCCCGCAGCATATGTTGAATGCGAAAAATACCTTTGATACTTTTGTCATCGGCTCCGGCAATCGTTTTGCCCATGCCGCGTCTCTCGCTGTCGCAGAAGCTCCAGCCAAAGCCTATAATCCATTATTCATATATGGGGGCGTCGGGCTTGGTAAAACGCATTTAATGCATGCGATCGGACACTATGTACTTGAGCATAATCCGAAAGCAAAGGTCGTATATTTATCATCAGAAAAATTCACGAATGAATTCATCAATTCCATCCGGGACAATAAAGCCGGGGAATTCCGTGACCGATACCGAAGCGTGGATGTTTTATTAATTGATGATATTCAATTCCTAGCGGGAAAAGAACAAACGCAAGAAGAATTTTTCCATACATTCAACGCCCTGCATGAGGAAAGCAAGCAAATCGTCATCTCAAGTGACCGCCCGCCAAAGGAGATTCCTACACTCGAGGATCGTCTCCGCTCCAGGTTTGAATGGGGGCTCATCACGGATATCACACCTCCTGATTTGGAAACGCGGATAGCCATTTTACGTAAGAAGGCTAAAGCTGAAGGGCTGGATATCCCGAATGAAGTCATGCTTTATATCGCCAATCAAATCGATTCCAATATCCGTGAGCTTGAAGGGGCACTGATTCGCGTCGTGGCTTATTCTTCATTGATCAATAAGGACATCAATGCAGATTTGGCAGCTGAAGCATTAAAGGACATCATCCCTAGCTCTAAACCTAAAATCATCACCATACTGGAGATCCAGAAGACGGTCGGTGAGCATTATAGTGTCAAGCTGGAGGACTTCAAGGCAAAAAAACGGACGAAATCGGTGGCTTTCCCAAGGCAGATTGCCATGTACCTTTCCAGGGAGCTGACGGACTCATCACTGCCTAAGATCGGTGACGAATTCGGAGGCCGGGATCATACCACCGTTATCCATGCCCATGAAAAAATTTCTAAGCTCATGCAGACGGATACCCAGCTTCAACGTCAGGTCAAAGAAATACAAGATCAGTTGAAGGTATAA